One part of the Alosa alosa isolate M-15738 ecotype Scorff River chromosome 4, AALO_Geno_1.1, whole genome shotgun sequence genome encodes these proteins:
- the LOC125294002 gene encoding small integral membrane protein 4, which translates to MFRRSRNLKYVLSLVPGKRRLGTYRFLPIFFCIGGVMEWIMINVRIGKETFYDVYRRKQSERAYQGKIDEGVTADPASVEKH; encoded by the exons ATGTTTCGTAGGAGTCGAAACTTGAAATATGTTCTCAGTCTTGTGCCGGGCAAACGACGATTAGGAACATATAGATTCCTACCCATCTTTTTCTGCATTGGAGGAGTAATGGAGTGGATCATGATAAACGTGAGAATTGGAAAAGAAACGTTTT ATGATGTCTACAGAAGAAAGCAATCAGAAAGGGCTTATCAAGGGAAGATTGACGAGGGAGTTACAGCAGACCCTGCATCGGTTGAAAAGCACTGA
- the ognb gene encoding osteoglycin, paralog b yields MDLKLLFFSVIFLCTSQLFATENALKPHQRKDVVIRTNKEELLFNNRLMEAKKPKKKVVTATDYDSPGDLDRGSDAGPKRDEELPTCLLCVCLTGSVYCEEVSPDLTSVPALPKETAYLYARYNKITKITNKDFADIATLRRIDLTGNLISDIDDGAFSKLDNLEELTLSQNRLTKLPMLPAKLSVFNANFNLLKTKGVKATAFKKLTKLAYLYLANNELEAVPPLPESLHIVHLQNNNIASVTDETFCKGNNTHYIRYNLEEIRLENNPVDLAKHPQSFICLRSLPFGLY; encoded by the exons ATGGACCTGAAGCTCTTGTTTTTCTCCGTTATATTTCTGTGCACTTCCCAGCTGTTTGCAACGGAAAATGCTCTGAAGCCCCATCAGCGCAAAGATGTGGTTATCAGGACAAACAAGGAAGAACTACTGTTCAACAACAGACTCATGGAAGCTAAAAAACCAAAG AAAAAGGTTGTGACAGCAACAGACTATGACAGCCCAGGTGATCTGGACCGTGGCTCCGATGCAGGTCCCAAAAGAGATGAGG AGCTTCCCACTTGCCTGCTCTGTGTATGCCTGACTGGATCAGTGTACTGTGAAGAGGTCAGTCCTGACTTGACCAGCGTGCCTGCGCTGCCGAAGGAAACTGCATATCTGTATGCACGCTACAACAAGATCACCAAGATAACAAATAAAGACTTTGCTGATATTG CTACTCTGAGGAGAATCGACTTGACGGGCAATCTCATCTCCGACATCGATGATGGCGCGTTCTCAAAGCTTGATAACCTAGAAGAGCTCACACTGTCTCAAAACAGACTAACCAAGTTGCCCATGTTACCAGCAAAACTCTCTGTATTCAATGCCAATTTCAATTTACTGAAGACAAAAGGTGTAAAGGCAACAGCTTTTAAG AAACTGACCAAACTGGCATACCTCTATTTGGCCAATAATGAACTTGAAGCAGTCCCACCACTGCCAGAGTCTCTGCACATTGTGCATCTACAG AACAACAACATAGCGTCTGTGACTGACGAGACATTCTGTAAgggcaacaacacacactacatcagGTACAACTTGGAAGAGATTCGACTGGAAAACAACCCTGTTGACTTGGCCAAGCACCCACAGAGCTTCATTTGCCTACGATCTCTACCATTCGGACTATACTAG
- the si:dkey-42i9.4 gene encoding protein BTG1 has translation MKTEVSAASGFIASLLRTTRLLSEYQLEQFSLALEEALGDHYQHHWFPQAPCKGSGYRCIRINHKMDPVIGRAACTVGLTVEQLFSLLPSELTLWVDPYEVSYRIGEDGSICVLYESTPPKPAHLDSTDFVSCKNGLRIGRTSPSESFNIMAVSS, from the exons ATGAAAACGGAAGTTTCAGCTGCTTCGGGCTTTATCGCCAGCTTGCTAAGAACCACTAGATTACTATCAGAATACCAGTTGGAGCAGTTCAGTTTGGCGCTGGAGGAAGCTCTGGGCG ATCACTATCAACATCACTGGTTTCCCCAAGCGCCTTGCAAAGGATCTGGTTATAGATGCATCCGAATCAATCATAAAATGGACCCAGTGATCGGCAGAGCGGCTTGCACCGTTGGGCTCACCGTCGAGCAACTTTTCTCTTTACTTCCTAGTGAATTAACGCTGTGGGTCGACCCATATGAGGTTTCATATCGCATAGGAGAAGACGGATCCATTTGTGTTCTTTATGAATCAACTCCACCAAAACCAGCTCATTTGGACTCGACGGACTTCGTCAGCTGCAAGAATGGACTCAGAATCGGACGAACAAGTCCCTCAGAGTCATTTAACATAATGGCTGTTTCAAGTTAA